A window of the Brachyhypopomus gauderio isolate BG-103 chromosome 14, BGAUD_0.2, whole genome shotgun sequence genome harbors these coding sequences:
- the LOC143474467 gene encoding NLR family CARD domain-containing protein 3-like, whose amino-acid sequence MVKELKRFEKRLLEGESESSEEMKDDQLSARVGALNVTLYFLKKVGRNDMADTLETNELILIRQCELKSNLRRKSHRVFEGIAKQGEDTSLEKIYTELYITEGGSAEVNREHEVRQIEATSRREDVPETPIKCCDLFKQSSGQDKHRTVLTKGVAGIGKSVSVQKFILDWAEGKINQDIKFIFPLPFRELNLKEGKHSLMDILNQYFPETHGLKLSEKHKVLFIFDGLDECRLPLKFQSNETWCDVSKKASLDILLTNLIKGNLLPSALIWITTRPAASNKISPECVDRVSEVRGFTDSQKQEYFRKRFNDEDLANKIISHIKASRSLHIMCHIPVFCWISATVLENILKGNETKERENTPKTLTQMYIHFLIFQTIQTKRKYGEDSGVDVQWDKEGILSLGKLAFHQLEKSNLIFYGEDLRECGIDLTDASLYSGLCTQIFKEESGMFLGSVYCFLHLSLQEFLSSLYAYICLSNDEKNVLDRKDTLKKNENEAMTDMLKMAVDKALESDNGHLDLFLRFLLGLSLQSNQPLLRGLLTGSSSHNKQDIVDYIKLKFEQNSSPERSINLFYCLNELNDDSLLREIQNQLNSGRLSEAELSPAQWSALVFVLMTSEEDLDEFDLQKFIKSDECLWRLKPVVQLAKTAL is encoded by the exons AGCTCTTAATGTCACCCTGTACTTCCTGAAGAAGGTGGGCCGAAACGACATGGCTGACACTCTGGAGACAA ATGAACTGATTTTGATTCGTCAGTGTGAGCTGAAATCTAATTTGAGGAGGAAGTCCCATCGTGTATTTGAAGGAATAGCAAAGCAAGGTGAAGACACAAGTCTGGAGAAGATCTACACAGAACTCTACATCACAGAAGGTGGAAGTGCAGAGGTGAACAGGGAGCATGAGGTCAGACAGATCGAGGCGACGTCCAGGAGAGAAGACGTTCCAGAGACACCAATCAAATGCTGCGACTTATTTAAGCAATCATCAGGACAAGACAAACACAGAACTGTGTTGACAAAGGGAGTTGCTGGGATTGGGAAATCTGTGTCTGTGCAGAAATTCATTCTGGACTGGGCTGAAGGAAAGATAAATCAGGACATCAAgttcatatttccacttccgTTCCGTGAGCTGAACTTGAAGGAGGGAAAGCACAGTTTGATGGACATTCTCAATCAGTACTTCCCAGAGACACATGGGCTGAAATTGTCTGAAAAGCACAAAGTTTTGttcatctttgatggtctggatgagtgtcgACTTCCACTGAAATTCCAGTCCAATGAGACCTGGTGTGATGTATCAAAAAAGGCTTCACTCGATATTTTGCTGACGAATCTTATCAAGGGGAATCTACTTCCTTCTGCTCTCATTTGGATAACGACCAGACCAGCAGCCTCAAACAAGATTTCTCCTGAGTGTGTTGACCGAGTGTCAGAGGTACGAGGGTTCACTGACTCACAGAAGCAAgagtacttcaggaagagatTCAATGATGAGGATTTGGCTAACAAAATTATCAGCCACATTAAAGCATCAAGAAGCCTCCATATCATGTGTCATATCCCTGTGTTCTGCTGGATTTCCGCCACTGTACTGGAAAATATTTTGAAAGGAAATGAGACAAAGGAGAGAGAAAATACACCAAAGACTCTCACACAAATGTACATACACTTTCTGATCTTTCAGACCATACAGACGAAACGGAAGTATGGTGAGGACTCTGGTGTGGATGTTCAGTGGGATAAGGAAGGCATTTTAtcactgggaaaactggctttccaTCAGCTAGAAAAAagcaacctgatcttctatgGAGAGGATCTGAGAGAGTGTGGCATTGATCTCACTGATGCATCACTTTACTCTGGGCTTTGCACACAGATCTTCAAAGAGGAGTCTGGCATGTTTCTGGGATCTGTGTACTGCTTTCTGCATCTAAGTCTTCAAGAGTTTCTGTCCAGTTTATATGCATATATTTGTCTCAGCAATGACGAGAAGAATGTTCTTGATCGAAAAGACACCCTgaagaaaaatgaaaatgaagccATGACAGATATGCTCAAGATGGCAGTGGACAAAGCTCTGGAGAGTGACAATGGACACCTCGATCTGTTCCTCCGtttccttctgggtctctcactgcAATCCAATCAGCCACTTTTACGAGGTCTGCTGACAGGAAGTAGCTCCCACAACAAACAGGACATTGTTGACTACATAAAGTTGAAGTTTGAACAAAATTCATCACCAGAAAGATCAATCAACCTGTTCTACTGTCTGAATGAGCTGAATGATGATTCTCTGTTGAGAGAGATCCAGAATCAGCTGAACTCAGGACGTCTCTCTGAAGCTGAACTCTCACCTGCGCAGTGGTCAGCTCTGGTCTTTGTGTTGATGACATCTGAAGAGGATCTGGATGAGTTTGACTTACAAAAGTTTATCAAATCTGACGAGTGTCTTTGGAGACTGAAGCCAGTGGTCCAGCTTGCTAAAACAGCTCTGTAA
- the LOC143475435 gene encoding ribonuclease inhibitor-like, translating into MDVNAQTDTPREELSDCSIKEEGYEALSSALKSNPSSHLTDLDLRGNDPGDSGVKKLTEILEDPNCKLKKLSFLKTPAAEEACDWLRSTVGTHPLLLRELDLSNSKPGDSGVKKLSVLLEDLHCKIWKIKLSNCGITEEGCSALSSVLGLGFSSLRELYMCNNTLKDSGVIQLSAGLKNQQCKLEILSLSDCSITEEGYTALSSALKSNPSSHLTDLDLRGNDPGDSGVKLLTEILVDPNCKLEKLR; encoded by the exons ATGGATGTAAACGCACAGACTGACACCCCCAGGGAGGA ACTTTCAGACTGCAGTATAAAGGAGGAAGGATATGAAGCTCTGTCTTCAGCTCTGaaatcaaacccctcatcacacctgacagatctggatctgagAGGAAACGACcctggagactcaggagtgaagaaaCTCACTGAGATACTAGAGGATCCAAACTGTAAACTGAAGAAACTGAG TTTTTTGAAGACTCCTGCTGCAGAGGAAGCTTGTGATTGGCTGAGGTCCACTGTAGGTACACACCCCTTACTGCTGAGAGAGCTGGATCTGAGCAACAGCAAACCAGGAGACTCGGGCGTGAAGAAACTCTCTGTTCTACTGGAGGACCTGCACTGTAAAATATGGAAAATTAA GCTAAGTAATTGTGGCATAACGGAGGAAGGCTGTTCAGCTCTGTCATCAGTCCTCGGATTAGGGTTCTCCAGTCTGAGAGAGTTGTACATGTGCAACAACACCCTCAAGGATTCAGGAGTGATccagctctctgctggactgaagaATCAACAGTGTAAACTGGAGATACTGAG TCTTTCAGACTGCAGTATAACAGAGGAAGGATATACTGCTCTGTCTTCAGCTCTCaaatcaaacccctcatcacacctgacagatctggatctgagAGGAAACGACcctggagactcaggagtgaagctccTCACTGAGATACTAGTGGAtccaaactgtaaactggagaaactgaGGTAa
- the LOC143475437 gene encoding ribonuclease inhibitor-like — MDLSEKIQGDSGVKQISDLLEDPHCKIQVLKMNKCKLTAESCLTIASVLSLGYSTVKELHLSNNSLLDSGVEHLTAVLKNPHCKLENLVLTECGLQEQSCSAVAEVLVSGSSCLRELNLSINDLQDSGVKQLSEALKHPSCRLKKMGLCKCCISEEGCAALVSALETNPAHLTELDLSGNKLGDSGVKQICSLLKNSHCILQTVKLCDNNITEEGYEALSSALKSNPSSHLTDLDLRGNDPGDSGVKKLTEILEDPKYKLNKLRLLKSPAAEEACDSLTKALGSNPLLLRELDLNKCRLTNISVKQLCALLEDPHYRLQKLILNKTVIGTKKNCADLVSSLIKNPSHLRELNLNTNNVNVKNLCTLLENPNCKLEKVELCDCNITEEGYTALSSALKSNPSSHLTDLDLRGNDPGDSGVKKLTEILEDPNCKLEKLRLLSPAAEKFSACLTEALGSNPLLLREMDLSGKIQGDSRVKQLSDLLEDPHCRPEKLKCTRDNEATWFWAVPDNSYKRLPGSADERREWQPLLVLFSLSEGRV; from the exons ATGGACCTGAGTGAGAAAATAcagggagactcaggagtgaagcaaatctctgatctactggaggatccacactgcaaGATACAAGTTCTAAA gatgaataaatgtaaattaaCAGCAGAAAGCTGTTTAACCATAGCCAGTGTTCTCAGTCTGGGCTACTCTACTGTGAAAGAGCTGCACTTGAGCAACAACAGCCTGttggattcaggagtggagcaccTCACTGCAGTACTGAAGaatccacactgtaaactggagaatcTGGT GCTTACTGAATGTGGTTTACAAGAACAAAGCTGTTCAGCTGTGGCTGAAGTTCTCGTCTCGGGGTCCTCCtgtctgagagagctgaatctgagtATCAATGATCTCCAGGATTCAGgggtgaagcagctctctgaagCACTGAAACACCCATCGTGTCGGCTCAAAAAAATGGG gtTGTGTAAGTGCTGTATATCAGAGGagggctgtgctgctctggttTCAGCTCTAGAAACAAACCCAGCACACCTGACCGAGCTGGATCTGAGTGGCAATAAactaggagactcaggagtgaaacAGATCTGTAGTCTACTGAAGAACTCACATTGCATTCTACAAACAGTGAA gttGTGTGATAACAACATCACAGAGGAAGGATATGAAGCTCTGTCTTCAGCTCTGaagtcaaacccctcatcacacctgacagatctggatctgagAGGAAACGACcctggagactcaggagtgaagaaaCTCACTGAGATACTAGAGGATCCAAAATACAAACTGAACAAACTGAG ACTGTTGAAGAGTCCTGCTGCAGAGGAAGCCTGTGATTCTCTGACTAAAGCTCTGGGTTCAAACCCCTTACTGCTGAGAGAGCTGGATCTGAACAAGTGTAGGTTAACAAACATCTCAGTGAAGCAGCTCtgtgctctactggaggatccacactacAGGCTGCAGAAACTCAT ACTGAATAAAACAGTAATTGGGACCAAGAAGAACTGTGCTGATTTGGTTTCCTCTCTCATTAAAAATCCCTCACACCTGAGAGAACTTAATCTGAACACCaataatgtaaatgttaaaAATCTCTGCACACTACTGGAGAATCCTAACTGCAAACTGGAGAAAGTAGA ACTCTGTGACTGTAACATCACAGAGGAAGGATATACTGCTCTGTCTTCAGCTCTGaaatcaaacccctcatcacacctgacagatctggatctgagAGGAAACGACcctggagactcaggagtgaagaaaCTCACTGAGATACTAGAGGAtccaaactgtaaactggagaaactgaG ACTGTTGAGTCCTGCTGCAGAGAAGTTCAGTGCTTGTCTGACTGAAGCTCTAGGTTCAAACCCCTTACTGCTGAGAGAGATGGACCTGAGTGGGAAAATACAGGGAGACTCaagagtgaagcagctctctgatctactggaggatccacactgcagACCAGAGAAACTAAa GTGCACCCGGGATAACGAAGCCACATGGTTCTGGGCGGTGCCTGACAACAGCTACAAAAGGCTTCCTGGAAGTGCAGACgagaggagagagtggcagCCTCTCCTCGTCTTGTTCTCCCTTTCTGAGGGACGAGTTTGA